In Haloarcula rubripromontorii, the sequence GCCCGGCCGGGACGCGCGGACCGCGGACTGCGACGTGCCGGACCGACTCACCGGCGTCCTCGAAGACCGCGGCATCACGGACCTCTACGCACACCAGGTGGACGCTATCGAGGCCGTCCGCGGCGGCGAGAACGTCGTCCTCGCGACCGAGACGGCCAGCGGCAAGAGCCTCGCATACACCGTCCCCGCGTTCGAGCGGGCACTCGACCGCCGGGCAACGACGCTGTATGTCGCCCCGCAGGTCGCGCTCATCAACGACCAGACCGAGACGCTCTCGGAGCTAGCGCAGGGACTGGGCTTTGCCTCCGGCGTCTCTGTCGCCCAGTACACCGGCCGCCAGTCCAAATCCGAGAAGGAGGCCATCCGCGAGCGCCAGCCGACCGTGTTGCTGACGACGCCAGATATGCTCCACTACGGCATCCTCCCCCACGCCCACCGACTGTGGGACTGGTTCTTCCAGCGGCTCGAAACTGTCGTCATCGACGAGGTCCACGGCTACCGCGGCGTGTTCGGCAGCCACGTCTCGCTCGTGATGCGCCGCCTCCAGCGGGTCGCCGAGCGGTTCGATGCCGGCAGCAGCAGTGCGGGAGGCGACAGCGGGACAGCAGGCGGCCCGGAGTGGGTCTGTTGCTCGGCGACCATCGGGAATCCCGTGGAACACGCCGCGGCCGTCACCGGCCAGCCCGAGCCGTCGTTCGCGCTGGTCGACGAGGACGCGAGCGCCAGCGGGCCGCGTCACTGGCTGCTGTGGAACCCCCCCGAGTACGAGGGCGAGGGCTGGGGGAGCGGCCGCCGGAAATCGAACCACGTCGAGACGAAACAGCTGTTCGTGGACCTCGTCGAGCGGGGCCTCCAGACGGTCGTGTTCGCCGGGTCGCGCCAGACCGCCGAACGGTACGCCAGCGACAGCGCCGACGAACTCCGGGACCGCGGCGAACACGACCTCGCCGACAGCATCGGCGCGTACCAGGCCGCACTGACCGACGACCGACGGCGCGAACTGGAGCAGGGACTGCAGTCCGGGGACCTCCGGGGCGTCTGGTCGACCAGCGCGCTGGAACTCGGCGTCGACGTAGGCGGGCTGGACGCCGTGTTGCTCGACGGGTACCCCGGCACGCGGATGCGAGCCTTCCAGCAGGCCGGGCGGGCCGGCCGCGGGACCGACCCGGCGCTGGTCGCGCTCGTCGGCGGCGAGGACCAGCTCGACCAGTACGTCCTTCGCAACCCCGACGCGCTGTTCGATACCGGGGCAGAGCAGGCCGTGACCAACCCCGAGAACGAGCAGTTGCTCCCCGACCACGTCCACGCGGCCGCCTGCGAGAACTGGCTCTCACCGGACGACGACCGCCACTTCGGTGAGACGTTTCCCGACGTGGTTTCCGGCCTCGAATCAGCCGGGAAACTCGACCGCCGACAGACCGACGGAGGGATGCGCTGGCTCGGTACCGGCAGCCCGCATCACGAGATGAACCTGCGGACCGTCGACGACGGCGAGGTGAAACTCGTGGCCAACGGCGACGTGATAGCGACACTCTCCGTGGAAGACGCGCTACGCGATGCCCACCCCGGCGCGATTTACCACCATCAGGGCCGGCGCTACGAGGTGACGGACCTCGACCTCGATACGGGCGTGGCCGAACTCGACCGGACGTGGGCCGATTACTTCACTCGCGTCCTGCACGACAAGACCATCACCGTCGAGGCGGATCTGGCGGAGCGACGACTGCCGACCCGGGAGGACGTTCCGGTCCGGTTCGCGTCCGTGACGATGCGCAAGCAAATCACCGGCTACGAGCGCCGTGACGGGTCCTCTGGAGAAGTACTTGGCCAGCGTTCGCTCGATTTGCCAGAGGCGACGCTGGAGACGAAGGCGCTGTACCACACTGTGCCGTCGGAACTGGAAGCGCAGATTCGCCGCGGCGAGTACGGACCCGATAGTGGCGACGGCGGCTCTCACTCCGGCGACGCGGTCCCGGACGGGGGCGAGGCCGGCGACTTCCCCGGCGCGATTCACGCCGCCGAGCACGCGATGATATCGATGTTCCCCTTCGAGTACCTCTGTGACCGCGGCGACATCGGCGGGCTGTCGACGCCCCGGCACCCCCACACCGGCGAGCCAACCATCTTCATTTACGACGGGTACCCCGGTGGGATCGGTCTGACGCGGGCCGGCTACGGTGACATCGGGCCGCTGATGAACACGACGCTGTCGATGCTGCGCTCCTGTGACTGCGCCGACGGCTGCCCGGCCTGCGTGCAGTCGCCCCACTGCGGGAACGCGAACGACCCGCTGGACAAACACGGCGCGAGACACCTGCTGAACGGGCTGCTGGAGCAGTAACGGGCCACCCAGTTCTGGAGGCGACTCAGGCGTCGTC encodes:
- a CDS encoding DEAD/DEAH box helicase; translated protein: MDDTISWLRDRPYYEGQIVDQRTVPGRDARTADCDVPDRLTGVLEDRGITDLYAHQVDAIEAVRGGENVVLATETASGKSLAYTVPAFERALDRRATTLYVAPQVALINDQTETLSELAQGLGFASGVSVAQYTGRQSKSEKEAIRERQPTVLLTTPDMLHYGILPHAHRLWDWFFQRLETVVIDEVHGYRGVFGSHVSLVMRRLQRVAERFDAGSSSAGGDSGTAGGPEWVCCSATIGNPVEHAAAVTGQPEPSFALVDEDASASGPRHWLLWNPPEYEGEGWGSGRRKSNHVETKQLFVDLVERGLQTVVFAGSRQTAERYASDSADELRDRGEHDLADSIGAYQAALTDDRRRELEQGLQSGDLRGVWSTSALELGVDVGGLDAVLLDGYPGTRMRAFQQAGRAGRGTDPALVALVGGEDQLDQYVLRNPDALFDTGAEQAVTNPENEQLLPDHVHAAACENWLSPDDDRHFGETFPDVVSGLESAGKLDRRQTDGGMRWLGTGSPHHEMNLRTVDDGEVKLVANGDVIATLSVEDALRDAHPGAIYHHQGRRYEVTDLDLDTGVAELDRTWADYFTRVLHDKTITVEADLAERRLPTREDVPVRFASVTMRKQITGYERRDGSSGEVLGQRSLDLPEATLETKALYHTVPSELEAQIRRGEYGPDSGDGGSHSGDAVPDGGEAGDFPGAIHAAEHAMISMFPFEYLCDRGDIGGLSTPRHPHTGEPTIFIYDGYPGGIGLTRAGYGDIGPLMNTTLSMLRSCDCADGCPACVQSPHCGNANDPLDKHGARHLLNGLLEQ